The following nucleotide sequence is from Corticium candelabrum chromosome 19, ooCorCand1.1, whole genome shotgun sequence.
GCTAGAACTAAAAGGTTTTTATGGATATTGAGTATTTCGTTGCTTTTGTAGCAGTTATTGAGGTATGAGAAACCGTTTGCTAGGTTGTGTGGCTGTAGGTGTGTATATGACATCGATCTTCCTAGACTTTGCATGAAATTATCAATAAAGAATTATATGGCATGACAATATTGAAATATCAGTTTGTGTCAATTCCAACTTGGTGTGTcctcggtgtgtgtgtgtgtgtgtgtgtgtgtgtgtgtgtgtgtgtgtgtgtgtgtgtgctgcataatttaacaaacaatattaattaaaatataattgtTTGCATATATAGGGAATGTGAAAATCCAATATGCCCAACTTGTAAGGAAAAACTAGACAAAGGAATAGTAAGTCACATAATGTTTGCATAGATTGAAAATTgttaattttgttgtttttatttagtCCTACAGGGATGTGTTTGCTGACAAGGAACTGATGGAACTGGAAGTCTTTTGTCTTATGAAATCTGCTGGTTGTGACTGGAGTGGTGAACACAGATTGCTAGAAGTAACTTTGATTGATTAGAtttatggacacacacacacacacacacacacacacacacacacacacacacacacacacacacacacacacatgcacacaagaataacataatttattattgcaGTCAAACTaagttatttttgtttgtatagaaACACATTGATACTTGCTCATACACACCAGTGGCTTGTTCCAATCCTGGTTGTTCAGCTGAAGTGACCAAATCTGAATTACAACAACATGTTGACATTATTTGTGACTTTCGTTCTGTCAACTGTTCATACTGCAATGGCACAATGTCAGCTAAGGAGCTAACTGATCATATATCATCATGTTTGAAAGCACCTGTAATCTGTCCAAATGAATGTGAAGATGGAAAAACAATGAATCGAGAAAATGTTGGTGGATATTGAAATTTTATGTTGAATAATGAATACattgagttgttgttgttgtgtgtgtgtgtgtgtgtgtgtgtgtgtgtgtgtgtgcgtgtgtgtgtgttcgcttTTTTCATTTATCAGTCTGTGtggctgtttgtatgtttgtttgtctatctgtctgtctgtccgtatgtttgtttgtttgtttacttgtgcatatgtttgtctgtctgtctgtgtgtttgtttgtcagtctgtttgtttgtcagtctgtttgcatCTGTacgtttgtttgcctgtctgactgtctgtttgttgtctgtttgtctgtctgtctgtccgtatgtctgttggtctgtatgtatgtatgtatgtttatctgtctgtctgtttgtctgtctgtcggtctgtatgtttgtctgtctgtctacctgtctgtttttgtgtggaCACAGTGtgttactatttatttatctaattatgtatattattatataatagcTGGCAAGTCACATGGAAATTTGTCCAAAGAAGGTAGTGACATGCAACATTGTTGGATGCAATTTCAAAGTAATATTTAACACACAATATTTTAATATCTGTTATTCTATACTTACATGCCTGACCTACAATTTAGGGACAACAACATGAGCTGGATGCACATGCTGAAGCTTCACTGCCACTTCATTTGTCTTGCCTTGGTGAATGCATCAAACAACTGCAACTTGAAGTGAAAGATTTTGACTGCAAAACAGACGACAAGATCAAAGACCAAATTCAGAGTCTCAAGAAGCCAGCAGTACATGACTCAATGAGCAGCGACAGTGAGCAGAAACTGTCGGCACTAGAAGATCAGTTGAGAGAGTTGGAGTCTCGTCAAACTGTTATGCAGCAGAAGACAATCGCAGCGTGTTACGAGTCAGTCGATAACATTCAGCAACAGTTCAAGACGAAAGTTGATTTATTGGATCAACACATGAGACTGATGACAGAGAAATGCATTAAATTTGAAGAAACTATTTCTATGCAGGATGCCAGGATGAAGCAACTGGAAAGCGAATTATCTCAATACAGACTCAACGGTGGAACGAATGTGGGTCTGCATCAGCAGTTTACGGCTCAAGATCGAGTGCTGGCGAGTCATGATATGAAACTAGCAGAACACGGTCTGAGGCTTGACATGATTGATTGTAAGAACACGAACGGTGTGCTGCTGTGGAAGATTACTGACATGAGGCGACGAAGACGAGATGCTGTGAGTGGCAAGACACCATCCATCTACTCACAACCATTCTACACGTCACCCAATGGATACAAGATGTGTGCTCGTCTCTATCTGAATGGAGACGGGATGGGACGTGGTACTCATTTGTCTCTTTTCTTTGTGATTATGAGAGGAGAATACGATTCTCTTCTTTGTTGGCCATTTAGACAGAAAGTCACTCTCATACTCATCGATCAACAAGGCAGCAGTCACGTGTCTGACACGTTCAGACCTGATCCCACGTCGTCGTCATTTCAAAGACCAAGAAATGAGATGAATGTTGCATCTGGATGTCCACTATTTGTACCTCTGGCTACCTTAGACAGCAATGGATATGTTAAAGATGACACTCTATTTATAAAGATAGCAGTTGATCTCACAAATATTATACAACCGGATGCCTGCTGAAATCATGGACAAAATCTGTATGACAAATTATGACAAAGCACGATATACTTTGAAAAGTTTCATTTTGTTTTGGGAAAATGGCAGACTTACATGATTTTTACATATTGTTGGACCCAGTGTTTTTTTAGTTGACAAAGATgcttattattgttattaatttgGAGAAGTATGCAGCtgagtatttaattaaattatatggAATTCCATTTTAATGTTCAGATCTAAGCGGCAAAAGCAACGTTGCAGCAGtcattgataattaattaggttATACAGTAGTTAGTCCAAAGTTGGGCGCGCATGAACATGGTTAGGTTGTTTACGGGATGTCTCGCTTGGCTAAGATGTGCTGTGGTAAGCATTGACGTGTTGCTAGCATTTCCATTGAGAAAAGGTAATCTATAAATTAACATATCCATTGCTGTCTAAGATAGCCAGAGGTACAAATAGTGGACATCCAGATGCAACATTCATCTCATTTCTTGGTCTTTGAAATGACGACGACGTGGGATCAGGTCTGAACGTGTCAGACACGTGATTGCCACCTTGTTGATCGATGAGTATGAGAGTGACTTTCTGTCTAAACGGCCAACGAAGAAGAGAATCGTATTCTCCTCTCATAATCACAAAGAAAAGAGACAAATGAGTACCACGTCCCATCCCGTCTCCATTTAGATAGAGACAAGCACACATCTTGTGTCCATTGGGTGACGTGTAGAATGGTTGTGAGTAGATGGATGGTGTCTTGCCACTCACAGCATCTCGTCTTCGTTGTCTGATGTCAGTAATCTTCCACAGCAGCACACCGTTCGTGTTCTTACAATCAATCATGTCAAGCCTCAGACCGTGTTCTGCTA
It contains:
- the LOC134194462 gene encoding TNF receptor-associated factor 3-like; translation: MSRSVQDHGTSCQLTYARDVPESSNHIVLAGCYSVAYVTKVPENLHCVLCRTVLDKPVQASCGDRFHQPCFKSLFKECENPICPTCKEKLDKGISYRDVFADKELMELEVFCLMKSAGCDWSGEHRLLEKHIDTCSYTPVACSNPGCSAEVTKSELQQHVDIICDFRSVNCSYCNGTMSAKELTDHISSCLKAPVICPNECEDGKTMNRENLASHMEICPKKVVTCNIVGCNFKGQQHELDAHAEASLPLHLSCLGECIKQLQLEVKDFDCKTDDKIKDQIQSLKKPAVHDSMSSDSEQKLSALEDQLRELESRQTVMQQKTIAACYESVDNIQQQFKTKVDLLDQHMRLMTEKCIKFEETISMQDARMKQLESELSQYRLNGGTNVGLHQQFTAQDRVLASHDMKLAEHGLRLDMIDCKNTNGVLLWKITDMRRRRRDAVSGKTPSIYSQPFYTSPNGYKMCARLYLNGDGMGRGTHLSLFFVIMRGEYDSLLCWPFRQKVTLILIDQQGSSHVSDTFRPDPTSSSFQRPRNEMNVASGCPLFVPLATLDSNGYVKDDTLFIKIAVDLTNIIQPDAC
- the LOC134194463 gene encoding TNF receptor-associated factor 3-like, yielding MSSDSEQKLLALEDQLRELESRQTFMQQKTIAACYESVDNIQKQFKTKVDLLDQHMRLMTEKCIKFEETISMQDARMKQLESELSQYRLNGGTNVGLHQQFTAQDRVLASHDMKLAEHGLRLDMIDCKNTNGVLLWKITDIRQRRRDAVSGKTPSIYSQPFYTSPNGHKMCACLYLNGDGMGRGTHLSLFFVIMRGEYDSLLRWPFRQKVTLILIDQQGGNHVSDTFRPDPTSSSFQRPRNEMNVASGCPLFVPLAILDSNGYVNL